Genomic segment of Drosophila biarmipes strain raj3 chromosome 2L, RU_DBia_V1.1, whole genome shotgun sequence:
CTGCCAGGATTGAACCCGAGGCTCAGGTGCTGCGGAGCCCAAATCACAGCCATCCACGCTGCTTTCCGCATAGCTACTGCCACAGGTGGCCACGGTACTGCGGTTCAGGAGGTCTCCGCTGGTGGAACTCGAAGCAGAAGTGGCGGTCAGGGTGCTCAGACCACTTAATCGGTGCCAGGAATTGGTGGTCCTACTTCCACGACGACTCAGAGTGTGCCGGCGACGCGGACGCATGATGACATCATCTCCCTGGCACTCGTCAATGGGCAGGGGAACATCGTACATCAGGTGCCGGGAGCCGTAGATACTGGAGCGCTTCCGCTGCTGATTGAAGCCGCCGTTGCTGTTGATATAAGACTGTGGTGGGAAACCAATGGAAATAGTTAGATCACGTTAGGTGGATGATGTACAATATCTTACGGCACACACTTGGtcatcctcctcgtcctcttCCACCACATTTGACTGGCTAATGGCCACCGATATGCAGCCACTGCCATCGGTGGCGTCTGCCTGGCAGCCTCCATTGGAGTCCATTGTCACGGAGATGGAGCGCTGCAATCCCAACCTGCTTACGTTTTTCAGTAGCTTCCAGCGCTCCCCAGCTGTTTTTTCACCTGGACTgggaattataaaatattaaaatggttAAATTAATAACTGCATACAATGGTAAGCAGCCAGGAGAGTAATTCCACTGGCTAACTACTTACTTCTGTGAAACATTCTCCTTTTTGGCCTTATCCATGGCAATAATCGAGTTCCATTTAGCGGTTATTTTTGGATGCATCAATTCAATTTCCGCATAGCTGCCACACGCCTCCACACGACCATCTTTTATGGCAATCAACTAAAATTGGATAgttatttaattgtaattcCAGCTTAAATGTGGTTGCCTTTTCTGCATAGGGCTTACGTATTCCGCTTCCTTAATGCGATGCAATTGCTGTGTCACCAGGATAAAAGTTCGATTTGATTTTTCCAGCATCTCGCGAATACAATGCTGAAATATATGCTCACCCACCTCGTTATCAAGAGAGGCAAGGGGGTCATCCTGAAAAGTTTggagattttaaataaatatctaaaGATGTTAAAATAAGGCAGAGAGAACAGTCTCTTAAATCATAAAAAGTCTATATTATTTTGggtatcattttaaaaaaatataataatttaatttatgggAAGTTAAAGTCTAAAAATCTCTtgacttattttattatttttgagctCGACAAAATAATTTGAACGTAATCACAGTGTTCCTCaatatttccatttatttttcgggAGCCAGCATCTTGCTGGGCTGCACCCACTCCTCGAAGTCCTCCCTCTCGATGCCCGCATTGATGGCCTCCTGGAGCAAGGAGGTTCCATTCCTGTGCGCCGCCTTGGCAATGGCCGCAGACCGTTCGTAACCAATGTGAGGACCCAGGGCGGTGACCAGCATCAAGGAGTTCTTCATGATGCTCTCGATCCTGGTCTTGTTCGGTTCTATACCCTCCAGGCAGTTGGTGCAAAAGGACCTCATGCCATCGCCCAAGAGGGTGATGGATCGCAGCACATTGGAGGCGATCATGGGCATAAAGGTGTTGAGTTGGAAGTGACCACTGGCACCGCCCATCGAGACTGCCACATGGTTGCCCATCACCTGGGCGCAGATCATGGTCATGGCCTCGCACTGCGTGGGGTTCACTTTGCCGGGCATAATGGAACTACCTGGCTCGTTTTCGGGCAGATGCAGTTCACCCAGTCCACAACGGGGTCCCGATCCCAGGAACCTTATATCATTGGCTATCTTCATCACACTGGCTGCTATGGTGTTGAGCTCCCCGTGGACCTCGACCAGAGCATCGCAGGCGGACAGGGATTCAAAGAAGTTACAGGACTCGACGAAGGGTAGGAATGTCAGCTCTGCAATCCGCTTGGTGCACTGCAGCGAGAATCCCTTCTTGGTGTCGTACTTCGTGCCCACATAGGTGCCGCCCATGGGCAACTGATACAGCCTGCTCAGCGCCGAGTCCAAACGAGATCTTCCGttctccagctgctgctggtagCCACTGAACTCCTGTCCCAGCGACAGGGGAACTGCGTCCATCAGGTGGGTCCTTCCTATTTTGATCACATCCATCCAACCACTCGACTTCTTGCCTAGCAGATCTATAAATATCCTCAGGCTCGGGTACAGCGTCTCCTGCAACTGCATGGCCACGGCGATTCTGGCCGCTGTGGAGAAGGTATCGTGGGAAGATTGCGAGAGGTTCACGTGCTCATCCGGGTGCACTGGCTCCTTGGTTCCCATCTGGCCGCCCAGGATCTCAATGGCCCGATTGCAGATAACCTCATTTACATTCATATTGGTGTGCTCCCCGGATCCATCTTGCCAGATGACCAGGGAGAAGTGCTCCTCATCGTACAATTTACCCGAGATAACATCATCGCAGGCCTTGGAAATGGCATCGCACAGATTCTCCTCGAGACCGTGGATTTTATTCGCCTCCGCAGCAGCTTTCTTCACAATTCCCAGGGCCTTTATAAGGGGTCGCTGGGGGTTGGGCAAACATGTAGAATATAGAATCTATATATTCCAAGCTTTTACTCTTCCAGGCTCTTACAGGCATGCGCTCCTCAACGCCCCCGATGGGGAACTTCATCAGGGATCTCATGGTCTGTGGACCGTACATCCTATCGAGGGGAATGTGCATGGGACCCAGCGCATCGTATTCCACCCGAGTATCTGGTACTATGAGTCGTGCCAGCTTGTACATCAAACTGAAGATCTCCTTTTGATCGAAAGACATTTTGACAATTTATAGGTATAAGGATTAGGAGTTTAGTATAGATGGGAGCAAGTAATGTACAGGTCAGGGAAAGGTTACTGGTCTGTGCCcaaaatatcaattaaaaacttatatttctATGATTACTATAAATGAAAACTATCTGAAAATCCACTTTTGGAACTACCCTAATGTAGttatttatatgtttaatGCTGACTTACCATGATAACCACATTGGCAGAGGAGTATATAGCTCGAGCAATCGCAATTCGCTGC
This window contains:
- the LOC108034826 gene encoding probable fumarate hydratase, mitochondrial, which gives rise to MSFDQKEIFSLMYKLARLIVPDTRVEYDALGPMHIPLDRMYGPQTMRSLMKFPIGGVEERMPRPLIKALGIVKKAAAEANKIHGLEENLCDAISKACDDVISGKLYDEEHFSLVIWQDGSGEHTNMNVNEVICNRAIEILGGQMGTKEPVHPDEHVNLSQSSHDTFSTAARIAVAMQLQETLYPSLRIFIDLLGKKSSGWMDVIKIGRTHLMDAVPLSLGQEFSGYQQQLENGRSRLDSALSRLYQLPMGGTYVGTKYDTKKGFSLQCTKRIAELTFLPFVESCNFFESLSACDALVEVHGELNTIAASVMKIANDIRFLGSGPRCGLGELHLPENEPGSSIMPGKVNPTQCEAMTMICAQVMGNHVAVSMGGASGHFQLNTFMPMIASNVLRSITLLGDGMRSFCTNCLEGIEPNKTRIESIMKNSLMLVTALGPHIGYERSAAIAKAAHRNGTSLLQEAINAGIEREDFEEWVQPSKMLAPEK